The following proteins are co-located in the Vigna angularis cultivar LongXiaoDou No.4 chromosome 2, ASM1680809v1, whole genome shotgun sequence genome:
- the LOC108329023 gene encoding uncharacterized protein LOC108329023, with product MEVAFSPQVQKQNLQITGRKILCVGSQKDLWLVVREGSLNDVELALASLKKSGGNINLRNTFGLTPLHIASWRNHIPIVRRLLAAGADPDARDGESGWSSLHRALHFGHLAAASILLQHGASITLEDSKSRIPVDLLSGSVFQALGNEHSSVATEVFSWGSGANYQLGTGNAHIQKLPCKVDSLGGSFIKLISAGKFHSVALTARGELYTWGFGRGGRLGHPDFDIHSGQAAVITPRQVTSGLGSRRVMAIAAAKHHTVIATQGGEVFTWGSNREGQLGYPSVDTQPTPRRVSSLRSKIVAVAAANKHTAVVSDLGEVFTWGCNREGQLGYGTSNSASNYTPHVVESLKGKTLTRVSAAKYHTIVLGSDGEVFTWGHRLVTPKRVVVSRNLKKSGNTPLKFHRKERLSVVSVAAGMVHSMALTDDGALFYWVSSDPDLRCQQLYAMCGRNMVNISAGKYWTAAVTATGDVYMWDGKKGKDKPLVATRLHGVKKATSVSVGETHLLIVASLYHPLYAPNMIQNSQKLKLNNGDDMEELNEDILFEDIDFSNMISSVQNDTSRQRSIPSLKSLCEKVAAECLVEPRNAVQLLEIADSLGADDLKKYCEEIVMRNLDYIFTVSSHTIASASPDVLANLERLLDQRSSEPWSHRRLPTPTATLPAIINSEEDDSEIEFQRTRDKPLKMENVQRVDSFLQPQDDSDKEISKVVRAIRKKLQQIEMLEDKQSSGHLLDDQQIAKLQSKSALESSLAELGVPVETSQNKESSSTLLEGKGSKKGKLSKKQRRKSGKSNIGQAEIESVHSKSEAIPKSEDLLDIHIMGISDSKVEEDAVCEQITVDQDAKDLAFVVQKNDALELPKAKGPSPKASKKKSKKGGLSMFLSGALDEAPKEVAPPPPPAPKNDGPAWGGAKFMKGSASLREIQDEQGKIKINKRAGSKDKVEDLSDFGSGVKIKLSSFLLSSPIPVTSTSSSQVSDGEMNTPPWAASGTPPHPSRPSLRDIQMQQGKKQQSLAHSPTTRTSGFSIATGQGGSPSETTGVSRWFKPEVETPSSIRSIQIEEKAMKDLKRFYSSVKIVRKQS from the exons ATGGAAGTAGCTTTTTCCCCTCAAGTGCAAAAGCAGAATTTGCAAATAACAGGTCGCAAAATTTTATGTGTTGGATCCCAGAAGGATTTGTGGCTTGTTGTGCGAGAAGGATCTCTAAATGATGTAGAATTGGCCTTGGCATCATTGAAGAAGAGTGGGGGCAATATCAATTTGAGGAACACATTTGGGTTGACTCCTCTTCATATTGCAAGTTGGAGAAACCATATTCCCATTGTAAGGAGGCTTCTTGCAGCTGGTGCAGATCCTGATGCCCGA GATGGAGAATCAGGATGGAGTAGCCTTCACAGGGCTCTACATTTTGGTCATCTTGCTGCGGCAAGCATCCTTCTTCAGCATGGTGCCTCTATTACATTGGAGGACTCTAAATCTCGAATACCTGTAGATCTTTTATCTGGCTCTGTATTTCAGGCTCTTGGAAATGAACACAGTTCAG TGGCAACTGAGGTCTTTAGTTGGGGCAGTGGTGCAAATTATCAGCTTGGAACTGGAAATGCGCATATTCAGAAGTTGCCATGCAAAGTTGATTCACTTGGTGGTTCATTCATAAAGCTCATTTCTGCTGGGAAGTTCCATAGTGTGGCACTTACTGCTCGTGGAGAACTGTATACCTGGGGATTTGGAAGGGGTGGTCGTCTGGGACATCCTGATTTTGATATACACAG TGGTCAAGCTGCTGTCATCACTCCCCGCCAGGTGACTTCTGGTCTGGGTTCCCGCAGAGTGATGGCAATTGCTGCAGCTAAGCATCATACTGTGATTGCTACTCAGGGTGGGGAAGTGTTCACTTGGGGATCCAATAGAG AGGGACAACTTGGGTACCCTTCCGTTGATACGCAACCCACACCTCGTAGAGTATCTTCTTTGAGGTCAAAAATTGTTGCTGTTGCTGCAGCAAATAAACACACGGCTGTAGTTTCTGATTTAGGTGAAGTCTTTACTTGGGGTTGTAACAGGGAGGGTCAGCTTGGTTATGGCACCTCAAACTCAGCCTCTAATTACACCCCACATGTGGTTGAATCCTTGAAGGGAAAGACTTTGACCAGAGTTTCTGCTGCAAAATATCACACAATTGTATTAGGATCTGATGGAGAG GTATTTACCTGGGGTCATCGACTTGTTACACCAAAACGTGTTGTAGTTAGTAGGAACTTGAAGAAAAGTGGAAACACTCCTTTAAAATTTCACCGCAAGGAACGACTTAGTGTGGTTTCTGTAGCTGCTGGAATGGTACACAGCATGGCCCTTACAGATGATGGCGCATTATTTTATTGGGTCTCCTCGGATCCGGATCTTAGATGCCAACAG TTATATGCTATGTGTGGAAGAAATATGGTTAACATATCAGCTGGAAAGTACTGGACTGCAGCTGTTACAGCTACTGGTGATGTTTACATGTGGGATGGGAAGAAAGGTAAGGATAAGCCCCTTGTTGCAACTCGGTTGCATGGTGTAAAGAAGGCTACATCAGTTTCAGTTGGTGAAACACATTTACTAATCGTGGCTTCACTCTATCATCCTCTTTACGCTCCTAACATGATTCAGAATTCTCAGAAACTCAAGTTGAATAACGGGGATGATATGGAAGAGTTAAATGAAGACATTTTATTTGAGGATATAGATTTCAGTAACATGATATCTAGTGTGCAAAATGACACTAGCAGGCAGAGATCTATACCGAGCTTAAAAAGCCTTTGTGAAAAAGTAGCTGCAGAGTGTTTAGTGGAGCCACGGAATGCAGTACAACTGCTTGAGATTGCTGATTCTCTTGGAGCAGATGATTTGAAGAAATATTGTGAG GAGATTGTCATGCGCAACCTTGATTACATATTTACAGTTTCATCGCATACAATAGCAAGTGCATCACCAGATGTTCTTGCTAACCTTGAGAGGTTGCTAGACCAGAGATCATCTGAGCCATGGAGTCACCGTCGGCTTCCTACACCAACTGCTACCCTCCCTGCCATCATTAACAGCGAAGAGGATGATAGTGAGATAGAGTTTCAAAGGACTCGTGACAAACCCTTGAAAATGGAAAACGTCCAACGAGTAGATTCCTTTCTACAGCCCCAGGATGATTCTGATAAAGAAATCTCCAAAGTAGTCCGAGCTATAAGGAAAAAGTTGCAGCAGATTGAGATGCTTGAAGATAAGCAGTCTAGTGGACATCTTCTTGATGACCAGCAGATTGCAAAGCTTCAATCTAAGTCAGCACTTGAAAGCTCACTTGCAGAGCTAGGTGTTCCTGTTGAAACATCACAAAATAAAGAATCATCTTCTACTTTACTAGAAGGGAAAGGCAGTAAGAAGGGTAAACTATCaaagaaacaaaggagaaagagtGGAAAATCAAACATAGGGCAGGCAGAAATAGAATCTGTTCACTCTAAAAGTGAAGCCATTCCCAAATCGGAGGACCTGTTGGACATTCACATCATGGGGATTTCTGATTCAAAG GTGGAAGAGGATGCTGTTTGTGAACAAATCACAGTAGACCAGGATGCAAAAGATTTAGCTTTTGTAGTGCAGAAGAATGATGCTTTAGAGTTGCCGAAAGCCAAGGGTCCGTCACCAAAAGCTTCAAAAAAGAAGAGCAAGAAGGGTGGGCTTTCTATGTTTCTGAGTGGTGCTCTTGATGAAGCCCCAAAAGAGGTGgctcctcctccaccaccagCACCAAAAAATGATGGTCCTGCATGGGGTGGGGCCAAGTTCATGAAGGGTTCTGCTTCTCTTCGCGAAATCCAGGATGAACAAGGCAAAATAAAGATAAACAAGCGAGCCGGGAGCAAGGACAAGGTGGAAGATCTTTCTGATTTTGGCAGTGGGGTTAAGATAAAGTTGAGTTCATTTCTTCTTTCCAGTCCAATACCCGTTACCTCAACTAGTAGTTCCCAGGTATCTGATGGAGAAATGAATACCCCTCCTTGGGCTGCTTCAGGAACCCCTCCCCATCCTTCTAGGCCATCCTTAAGGGACATCCAAATGCAACAG GGAAAGAAACAACAAAGCCTTGCACACAGTCCAACGACTAGAACATCTGGCTTTTCCATTGCTACCGGTCAAGGTGGCTCGCCTTCGGAAACCACTGGAGTGAGTCGCTGGTTCAAGCCTGAGGTGGAAACACCATCCTCAATTCGTTCTATTCAGATTGAGGAAAAGGCTATGAAAGATCTCAAGCGCTTCTATAGCAGTGTCAAAATTGTCAGGAAGCAATCTTGA